The DNA region CGCCCAGGCGATGCCCTCGCCCACGAACTCCTTCAGGAAGAGACCGGCCACCAGGCCGCCGCCCATCCGCTCGCCCATGTTGGCGATGTCGGCGGTCGGGGAGTCCATCCCCTTGCGCAGGTCGGCGGGGAGCGGCATCGGCCAGGAAGCCTCGCCGACCTCCTCGGCGATCTCGTGGATCGACGTGCGGAAGGCGTCGTCGTTGGCCATGATGCCGAAGGTGCGGTTGCCCAGCGCCAGCACCATCGCACCGGTGAGGGTCGCCACGTCGACGATCGCGTCCGGCTTCTCCTCCGAGGCGCGGGTCAGCGCGTCGGCGAGGACCAGCCGGCCCTCGGCGTCGGTGTTGAGGACCTCGACGGTCTTGCCGCTGTACATGCGCAGGACGTCACCCGGGCGGGTGGCGTTGCCGGACGGCATGTTCTCGGCGAGCGCCAGCCAGCCGGTGACGTTGACCCGCAGGCCCAGACGGGAGGCCGCGACGACGGCGGCGAACACGGCGGCGGCGCCGCTCATGTCGCACTTCATCGTCTCGTTGTGGCCGGCCGGCTTGAGCGAGATGCCGCCCGAGTCGTAGGTGATGCCCTTGCCGACCAGGGCCAGGGTCTTCTCCGCCTTGGGGTGCGTGTAGGCGAGGCGGACCAGACGCGGGCCGTGGGTGGAGCCCTGGCCGACGCCCAGCAGACCCCCGAAGCCGCCCTTGACGAGCGCCTTCTCGTCGAGGACCTGCACCTTGATGCCGTGCTCCTTGCCGGCCGCGGCGGCCACCGCCGCGAAGGACTCGGGGTACAGGTCGTTCGGCGGGGTGTTGACCAGGTCACGGGCCCGGTTGATCTCCTCGGCGACCGCGACGGCGCGCTCTGCGGCCGCCTTGAACGCCTTGTCGCGCGGCTTGGCGCCCAGCAGGGCGACCTCCCCGAGCGGCAGCTTCGCGCCGTTCCCGGACTTGGCGTCCTTGGGGGCGAGCCTGTTCTCGCCGCCCTGGTAGGCGGTGAAGGCGTAGGCGCCGAGCAGGGCGCCCTCCGCGACGGCCTCGGCGTCCTCCACGGACTCCGCCGGCAGCGCGAAACCGGCCTTCTTCGCACCGGACAGGGCGCGTGCGGCGCTCCCTGCGGCCCGGCGCAGTGCCTCGGCGTCGTAGCCGCCGTCCTTCTCCGGGACCGGACCGAGCCCGACCGCGATGACGACCGCGGCCTTGAGCCCGGAGGGCGCGGGAAGCTTGGTCAGTTCGCCCTCGGCACCGGAGGCACCCAGGGTCTCCAGGACGTCTGCGAGCTTTCCGTCGAACGCCTTGTCCACGGCCTCGGCGCCCGGTGCGAGGACCAGGCCCCCGGACTTGGACCCAGCGCCCTTGGCGACGCCGACGACGAGTGCGTCGGCGCGCAGCGTCGCCGCACCGGCAGTGCTGAGAGTGAGAGCAGTCACGGTGGTGAATTCTCGCTTCCGTTGAGTTATGTGCCGGTCGAGGGGTGGGCCGACCGTGCCCGGCGCATCGTAGACGCCGCCGCAATGTGCCGGGAATGAGCCTACGCGCGCCGCTGCGTCCGGCTGACGGGGGCAGGGCCGTCCGGGTCGGCGCCCGTGCCCCGCGCGGGCAGTAGGGAGCCGCGGGGATAGGGTCGTCGGCCTGGGCGGGACGAGTGGGGGAGCACCATGCGGGGCAGGACGGCCGGTACGCGAGGAACGTGGGGACCGGCGTCGCTCGCCGTGCTGATCCTGGCGGCGCTGTCCACCGGCTGCGCCCCGGGCACGGCGCCCGAGGACCCGCCGGCCGCCGCCGGCGCACCGCGGTCCGCGCGGCACTGGCAGCCGGAGCCCGGCGTGGACTGGCAGTGGCAGCTCTCCGGCCGGGTGGACACGACGGTGGACGCCCCGGTCTACGACATCGACGGGTTCGACCAGGACGCCGCGACCGTGTCCGCGCTGCACCGCAAGGGCCGCAAGGTCATCTGCTACCTCTCGACCGGCGCCTGGGAGGACTTCCGCCCGGACGCGGAGAAGTTCCCCGCATCCGTGCGCGGCAAGACCAACGGCTGGGAGGGGGAGTGGTGGCTCGACATCCGCCGCACCGACATCCTGGAACCGCTGATGGAGACCCGGATCGCCATGTGCGCGAAGAAGGGGTTCGACGCGGTGGAGCCGGACAACATGGACGGCTACCTCAACTCCACGGGCTTCCCGCTGACGGGGAAGGACCAGCTCCGCTACAACCGGCTGATCGCCCGCATCGCCCACCGCCACGGCATGGCCGTCGGCCTGAAGAACGACCTGCCCCAGATCCCGGAACTGGTGGACGACTTCGACTTCGCGGTCAACGAACAGTGCGCGCAGTACGGCGAGTGCGGAACCCTCACCCCGTTCATCGAGGCGGGCAAGGCCGTCTTCCACGCGGAGTACGAAGTGCCCGTGGCCGACTTCTGTGCCGAGTCCCGGCGGCTGAGGCTGAGCTCACTGCTGAAGAAGTACGAACTCGGCGTCTGGCGCCAGGGCTGCTGAGGCGGCGCCCCGGCCGCGGCCTACCCCAGGGCCAGCACCACCAGGACCGCGGTGGCGGCGGTCTCCGCCAGCGCCCCGAACACATCGCCGGTCACCCCGGTGAAGCGCCGCACGCAGTGCCGCAGCAACAGCCCCGCGGCCCCCAGACCGGCCAGGGCGGCGAGGCCGTGGCACAGGGCTCCGTAGCCGCCCAGCAGCGCACCGGCCCCGGCGCAGCCCGCGACCACCACCACCGCGACGCCCGCCGCGGCGCCGGGCGGCACGGTGCCGGCCACCGCGGCACCCAGCCCCTCCGGCCTGGCCGGCGGCACGCCGCGGCGGGAGGCGAGGGTGAGCGCGGACCGGGCGACGGCCGCGGCGGCCACCGCCCCCAGCGCACCGTGCGCCCAGTCCCGGCCGTACAGCTCGAAGAGGGCGGCCACCTGGGCGAGCAGGACGAACAGCAGCGTGATCACACCGAACGGACCAATGTCCGACTGCTTCATGACGCGCAGCGCTTCCTCGGCGGGCCTGGCGCTGCCGAGCCCGTCCGCGGTGTCCGCCAGACCGTCCAGGTGCAGGCCGCGGGTGAGGGCGGCGGGGAGCGCGGCCGAGGCGACCGCCGCGAGCAGGGGTCCCGATCCGGCCAGCAGGAGCACCGTCCCGGGCACGGCCGCGAGCAGCCCCACGACGAGCCCGGCGAGCGGGGCGCAGAGCATGCCGGCGCGGGCGGCCTCACGGTCCCAGCGCGAGACCCGGACGGGGAGCACGGTCAGGGTGCCGAAGGCGAAACGCAGGCCGTGGCTGTTCAGGGAGGTCACCGCGGGCAGGCTAGCCGGTGCCGGTCGGCGTTAGGTTGTGCGCATCGCAACAAAAGCCGCACAGCGGACGTCGGGAGTAGGTGGCATGGGTCACTGGCTTCACCAGAACATCGTCGAGCCGGGCAAACTGCCGCTGCTGCTCGCCCTGAGCGCCTTCTTGCTCACCTTCGCCGTCACCCGTGTCATCACCCGGATGATCAGGGCGGGCAAGGGGCCCTTCCGCAACGTCACGCCCGGCGGCGTGCACGTCCACCACGTGGTGCCGGGCGTCGTGCTCTCGGTGGTCGGCGGGTTCGGCGCGGTGGCCAGTGGCCGGCACGGTGTCGCCGCCGGCATCTGCG from Streptomyces sp. B1I3 includes:
- a CDS encoding leucyl aminopeptidase, which codes for MTALTLSTAGAATLRADALVVGVAKGAGSKSGGLVLAPGAEAVDKAFDGKLADVLETLGASGAEGELTKLPAPSGLKAAVVIAVGLGPVPEKDGGYDAEALRRAAGSAARALSGAKKAGFALPAESVEDAEAVAEGALLGAYAFTAYQGGENRLAPKDAKSGNGAKLPLGEVALLGAKPRDKAFKAAAERAVAVAEEINRARDLVNTPPNDLYPESFAAVAAAAGKEHGIKVQVLDEKALVKGGFGGLLGVGQGSTHGPRLVRLAYTHPKAEKTLALVGKGITYDSGGISLKPAGHNETMKCDMSGAAAVFAAVVAASRLGLRVNVTGWLALAENMPSGNATRPGDVLRMYSGKTVEVLNTDAEGRLVLADALTRASEEKPDAIVDVATLTGAMVLALGNRTFGIMANDDAFRTSIHEIAEEVGEASWPMPLPADLRKGMDSPTADIANMGERMGGGLVAGLFLKEFVGEGIAWAHLDIAGPAFHEGAPYGYTPKGGTGSAVRTLVKLAERTAAGDLG
- a CDS encoding endo alpha-1,4 polygalactosaminidase, which produces MRGRTAGTRGTWGPASLAVLILAALSTGCAPGTAPEDPPAAAGAPRSARHWQPEPGVDWQWQLSGRVDTTVDAPVYDIDGFDQDAATVSALHRKGRKVICYLSTGAWEDFRPDAEKFPASVRGKTNGWEGEWWLDIRRTDILEPLMETRIAMCAKKGFDAVEPDNMDGYLNSTGFPLTGKDQLRYNRLIARIAHRHGMAVGLKNDLPQIPELVDDFDFAVNEQCAQYGECGTLTPFIEAGKAVFHAEYEVPVADFCAESRRLRLSSLLKKYELGVWRQGC
- a CDS encoding adenosylcobinamide-GDP ribazoletransferase, giving the protein MTSLNSHGLRFAFGTLTVLPVRVSRWDREAARAGMLCAPLAGLVVGLLAAVPGTVLLLAGSGPLLAAVASAALPAALTRGLHLDGLADTADGLGSARPAEEALRVMKQSDIGPFGVITLLFVLLAQVAALFELYGRDWAHGALGAVAAAAVARSALTLASRRGVPPARPEGLGAAVAGTVPPGAAAGVAVVVVAGCAGAGALLGGYGALCHGLAALAGLGAAGLLLRHCVRRFTGVTGDVFGALAETAATAVLVVLALG